A genomic region of Bernardetia sp. ABR2-2B contains the following coding sequences:
- a CDS encoding pentapeptide repeat-containing protein — protein MSEYIVSKSYQNEDFTESEFLKGEYEECIFLNCIFSHSNLSHTTFINCSFESCDLSSAKLGNTSFQETKFRNSKLLGLQFSDCNPFLLALHFENCLLDFSSFYRLNLKDSTFKNSTLKEVDFTETNLKNIIFQDCELVGAIFENTILEGADFRRATNYSINPAKNKIKKAKFSTYGIKGLLDSYDILIE, from the coding sequence ATGTCAGAATATATCGTATCAAAGTCATATCAAAACGAGGATTTTACAGAAAGTGAATTTTTAAAAGGAGAATATGAAGAATGTATTTTTTTGAATTGTATCTTTTCGCATAGTAATTTATCACATACTACATTTATTAATTGTAGCTTCGAAAGCTGTGATTTGAGTAGTGCAAAACTAGGAAATACTTCTTTTCAAGAAACAAAATTCAGAAACTCTAAACTTTTAGGTCTTCAATTTTCAGATTGTAATCCTTTTTTATTGGCTCTACATTTTGAAAACTGTTTGCTTGATTTTTCTTCCTTTTATAGGCTCAATCTCAAAGATTCTACCTTCAAAAACTCAACACTCAAAGAAGTAGATTTTACAGAAACAAATCTAAAAAACATAATTTTTCAAGATTGTGAACTAGTGGGAGCTATTTTCGAAAATACTATTTTGGAAGGAGCAGACTTCCGAAGAGCAACTAATTATTCTATTAATCCAGCTAAAAATAAAATCAAAAAAGCCAA
- a CDS encoding c-type cytochrome has protein sequence MNPSAEYHLLELSSALFSNYAEKQRLVKLPTGEKMIYDGNGIPIFSNGTILVKTFYYFNDVRDTTLGKKVIETRLLIKSEGLWNVATYVWNDEQTDADLKLNGYDTQVSWTTLSGINRTIRYQVPNQNECISCHQLNSEVLPIGPKLRNLNIDVIRNNESINQLEHLQSLEILNDFDKSQVAKIPNYKSLNVTSVEKGRAYMEMNCAHCHSPSGWSRPARTGYDFRFETDISNTRILDNKDKIKEVLQSGEMPYLGTTVIDEEGVELVIEYINSL, from the coding sequence TTGAATCCTTCTGCAGAATACCATTTATTAGAACTTAGTTCAGCTTTATTTTCAAATTATGCTGAGAAACAAAGGCTCGTTAAACTACCCACAGGAGAAAAAATGATATATGATGGTAATGGTATTCCTATTTTTTCTAATGGAACAATTTTGGTCAAAACATTTTATTATTTCAATGATGTTAGAGATACAACTTTGGGCAAAAAGGTAATAGAAACAAGGTTACTTATTAAAAGTGAGGGTTTATGGAATGTTGCTACTTATGTTTGGAATGACGAACAAACGGATGCTGACTTAAAATTAAATGGTTATGATACACAAGTCAGTTGGACAACTCTGTCTGGGATAAACAGAACAATTAGGTATCAAGTACCGAATCAAAATGAATGTATTTCTTGCCACCAACTCAATTCAGAAGTTTTGCCGATAGGTCCTAAGCTAAGAAACCTAAATATAGATGTAATACGAAATAATGAAAGTATCAATCAATTAGAACACTTACAATCGCTTGAGATTCTAAATGATTTTGATAAAAGTCAAGTTGCAAAAATTCCAAACTACAAAAGTTTAAATGTTACATCAGTAGAGAAAGGCAGGGCTTATATGGAAATGAACTGTGCTCATTGTCATAGCCCTTCTGGATGGAGCAGACCAGCAAGAACAGGTTACGATTTTAGATTTGAGACAGATATATCAAATACTAGAATCTTAGATAATAAGGATAAAATTAAGGAAGTTCTACAAAGTGGAGAAATGCCCTATTTAGGAACAACTGTAATTGATGAAGAAGGAGTTGAGCTAGTGATTGAATATATCAATAGTCTGTAA
- a CDS encoding Glu/Leu/Phe/Val dehydrogenase, with protein MVQTLTPPTTDSVMEIMQKMGHENLVFCQDKHSGLRAIIGVHSTVLGPALGGTRMWNYATSNEAVTDALRLSRGMSYKNSIAGLNLGGGKAVIIGDARTQKNEPLLRRFGKFVESLNGKYITAEDVGMTTVDMSYIAMETKHVTGLDENRGGSGDPSPFTALGTYMGMKAAAKKLYGSDSLEGKKVSIQGAGHVGEYIIEHLSKEGAKIYVTDVYEDRLIDIAKKYKVEIVGLDEIYDLDVDIYSPCALGATVNDETLSRLKCQIIAGCANNQLKDETIHGNACLEREIIYVPDFLINSGGVINVYSEFASLPREWVVQKTERLYDMCLEVINTSQSENKNAQDVAIQIAQERIDQIAHIKTVR; from the coding sequence ATGGTACAAACACTCACACCTCCGACAACTGATTCTGTAATGGAAATCATGCAAAAAATGGGACACGAAAATCTCGTTTTTTGTCAAGACAAACACTCTGGACTTCGTGCAATTATTGGAGTTCACTCTACTGTTTTAGGGCCTGCCTTGGGTGGAACTAGAATGTGGAATTATGCTACTAGCAATGAAGCTGTAACTGATGCGCTTCGCCTTTCTCGTGGCATGTCTTACAAAAACTCTATCGCTGGACTTAATCTAGGTGGTGGAAAAGCTGTCATTATTGGCGATGCACGTACTCAAAAAAATGAGCCTTTGTTGCGTCGTTTTGGTAAATTCGTAGAAAGCCTAAACGGAAAGTATATCACAGCTGAAGACGTAGGAATGACGACAGTTGATATGAGCTATATCGCTATGGAAACCAAACACGTAACTGGTTTGGATGAAAATCGTGGTGGTTCGGGCGACCCTTCTCCATTTACTGCCTTGGGTACATATATGGGAATGAAAGCTGCAGCCAAAAAATTATACGGAAGTGATAGCTTAGAAGGTAAAAAAGTTTCTATTCAAGGTGCAGGACACGTAGGCGAATATATCATTGAGCATTTATCAAAAGAAGGTGCAAAAATCTATGTTACGGATGTCTATGAAGACCGTCTGATAGATATTGCAAAGAAATACAAAGTAGAAATTGTAGGCTTAGATGAAATTTATGATTTAGATGTTGATATTTATTCTCCGTGTGCGCTTGGAGCGACAGTAAATGATGAAACATTGAGCCGTTTGAAATGTCAAATCATTGCAGGTTGTGCAAACAATCAGCTTAAAGACGAAACGATACACGGAAATGCTTGTCTTGAGCGTGAAATTATTTATGTTCCAGACTTTTTGATTAATTCGGGTGGTGTAATCAATGTTTATTCTGAATTTGCATCTCTTCCTCGTGAGTGGGTCGTTCAAAAAACAGAACGCCTTTATGATATGTGTTTGGAAGTGATCAATACTTCACAATCTGAAAACAAAAACGCTCAAGATGTAGCTATTCAGATTGCACAAGAGAGAATTGACCAAATTGCTCATATCAAGACAGTAAGATAA
- a CDS encoding segregation/condensation protein A, with product MYEIKIPVFEGAFDLLLFFIERDELDIYDIPITKVTTDFLEYIRALEQMNIELASEFIVVAATLMQIKAKMLLPREQVDEEGNIIDPRKELIQQLLEYKRYRPVIQQLSNLEDDALAREVRGNIISELKSLNKVRPEDVDLEDVDLYKLLKAFQNAMELHELSKPKLNNIKPYPYSVNNQRAYLIQKVLNNERVDFIEVLKESGNRVLVVFNFLAILELIQVGEIRLEIKEEPSFNEFVLMRGEPSVAS from the coding sequence ATGTACGAAATAAAAATACCCGTTTTTGAAGGCGCATTTGATTTGTTACTTTTCTTTATTGAGAGGGACGAATTAGATATTTATGATATTCCGATTACCAAAGTAACGACTGATTTTTTGGAGTATATCCGTGCGCTAGAACAAATGAATATTGAACTGGCAAGTGAATTTATTGTAGTAGCTGCCACGCTCATGCAAATAAAAGCAAAAATGCTACTTCCTCGTGAGCAGGTGGATGAAGAAGGAAATATTATTGACCCAAGAAAAGAACTTATCCAACAGCTTTTAGAATACAAGCGTTACCGTCCTGTTATTCAGCAGCTTTCTAACTTAGAAGATGATGCTTTGGCTAGAGAAGTGAGAGGAAATATTATTTCAGAACTCAAATCGCTTAATAAAGTCCGTCCAGAAGATGTAGATTTGGAAGATGTAGATTTGTACAAACTCCTAAAGGCTTTTCAGAATGCAATGGAACTGCACGAGCTTTCAAAGCCAAAATTAAATAATATAAAACCCTATCCATACAGCGTAAATAATCAAAGAGCATATTTGATTCAGAAGGTCTTGAATAATGAACGAGTAGATTTTATAGAAGTCTTGAAAGAAAGTGGAAACCGTGTTTTGGTCGTTTTTAACTTTTTAGCTATTTTAGAGCTTATTCAAGTGGGAGAAATTCGTTTGGAAATAAAAGAAGAGCCAAGTTTTAATGAGTTTGTTTTGATGAGAGGAGAGCCTTCCGTTGCTTCTTAA
- a CDS encoding alkaline phosphatase PhoX codes for MKTSRITLFTFALAASSLISSCKDNEDTPEAITTEAELAAHSITPSFLKLSPEFSSVKVYPLLSSEDKLSETPNFVYGSMADGAGLLQNADGTYTLINNIEADYSIARITLDKTFKPIKGDYILNAQATAATAQCSGTLVTPQEHGFGPLYLSGGEWGGASKGVFATDPFKSATSASSARMLTAMGQWSTENAVPIGKDAYPNQTVVFIGDDHADNSVPSGQLGMYVGDRGDLDGGKLYALKVTSAGINYEMDMKEGNSYDMEFVELNEKNIDLLDAEAKEQGTMGFSRVEDIDWRRGSASNNREIYFCVTGRKKDGLVGKGTLYGRIYKLEMNPEDPTKAGKITCVLDGDKLDGKAKAFHSPDNILVTENYAYIQEDPNGYFDTQDKTHYARLYQYDLRSGALKTVLECDQITAAAQGYGKEDRIWEITGMIDVSDIVGIDETFIVITQNHGWENADGTAFTDPNAVSNVENSRKEGSMLFVVNGLGR; via the coding sequence ATGAAAACTTCAAGAATTACCTTATTTACCTTTGCTCTGGCAGCTTCAAGTCTTATTTCTTCTTGTAAAGACAACGAAGACACACCAGAAGCAATCACAACAGAAGCAGAATTAGCAGCTCATTCTATTACACCTTCCTTTTTAAAGCTATCTCCCGAATTTTCATCTGTAAAAGTTTATCCTTTACTTTCTTCAGAAGACAAACTAAGCGAAACTCCCAACTTTGTGTATGGTTCAATGGCTGACGGAGCAGGTTTATTGCAAAACGCAGACGGAACTTATACACTCATCAACAACATTGAGGCAGATTATTCTATCGCAAGAATTACACTTGACAAAACTTTCAAGCCTATCAAGGGCGATTATATTCTCAATGCACAAGCTACGGCTGCTACGGCTCAATGTTCAGGTACTTTAGTTACGCCACAAGAACACGGATTTGGTCCTTTATATCTTTCTGGTGGAGAATGGGGTGGAGCTTCAAAGGGAGTTTTTGCAACTGACCCTTTCAAAAGTGCTACTTCTGCCTCTTCGGCTCGTATGCTGACAGCGATGGGACAATGGTCGACGGAAAATGCTGTTCCAATCGGAAAAGATGCTTATCCTAATCAGACCGTTGTTTTCATTGGAGATGACCATGCAGATAATTCTGTTCCTTCTGGTCAGCTTGGAATGTACGTAGGCGATAGAGGAGATTTAGATGGAGGAAAACTTTATGCTTTGAAAGTAACTTCGGCAGGTATCAATTATGAAATGGATATGAAAGAAGGTAATTCTTACGATATGGAATTTGTAGAACTCAATGAAAAAAACATTGATTTGCTTGATGCAGAAGCAAAAGAACAAGGCACAATGGGATTCTCAAGAGTAGAAGACATTGACTGGAGAAGAGGTTCAGCTTCAAACAACAGAGAAATTTATTTTTGTGTTACAGGACGTAAAAAAGATGGTTTGGTAGGAAAAGGAACACTCTACGGACGTATCTACAAATTAGAAATGAACCCAGAAGACCCTACAAAAGCAGGAAAAATTACTTGTGTTTTAGATGGCGACAAACTAGATGGCAAAGCAAAAGCATTCCACAGTCCAGATAATATTTTGGTAACTGAAAACTATGCTTACATTCAAGAAGACCCAAATGGCTATTTTGATACACAAGACAAAACGCATTATGCACGTTTGTATCAATACGATTTGAGAAGTGGAGCATTAAAAACTGTTTTGGAATGCGACCAAATCACAGCAGCAGCACAAGGCTATGGCAAAGAAGATAGAATTTGGGAAATAACAGGAATGATTGATGTTTCTGATATAGTAGGAATAGATGAAACTTTCATAGTTATTACTCAAAATCACGGTTGGGAAAATGCTGACGGCACAGCTTTTACAGACCCAAATGCAGTTTCTAATGTAGAAAATAGCCGAAAAGAAGGCAGTATGTTATTTGTTGTGAATGGTTTAGGAAGATAA
- a CDS encoding cysteine hydrolase family protein — protein sequence MKLRQKKIALLLIDIQKAFDEEEYWGGNRNNKDAEQKSGQILSKWRELNLPIFHIVHSSQTPTSRLHESHAGFEIKNEVKPLKGEPVIKKNVNSAFIGTDLKERLEKQNIKNLVIVGLTTNHCVSTTTRMAGNFGFETLLISDATATFDRIGVNGEKFSSEIIHQTTLASLNKEFAEVIDMKELFFRL from the coding sequence ATGAAATTAAGACAAAAAAAAATAGCACTACTTTTGATTGATATTCAGAAAGCTTTTGATGAGGAAGAGTATTGGGGAGGCAATCGAAATAACAAAGATGCTGAACAAAAATCAGGACAAATTTTAAGCAAATGGCGAGAACTAAACCTACCTATTTTTCATATTGTTCATAGTTCTCAAACTCCTACTTCAAGGTTGCATGAATCTCACGCAGGATTTGAGATAAAAAATGAAGTAAAACCTTTGAAAGGAGAGCCTGTAATCAAAAAAAATGTAAATAGTGCTTTCATAGGAACAGATTTAAAAGAAAGGTTAGAAAAGCAGAATATCAAAAATTTAGTAATTGTAGGACTAACAACAAATCATTGTGTTTCAACAACAACAAGAATGGCTGGTAATTTTGGCTTTGAGACATTATTAATATCTGATGCAACAGCTACATTTGACAGAATTGGAGTAAACGGAGAAAAATTTTCATCAGAAATAATTCATCAAACTACTTTAGCAAGTCTAAATAAAGAATTTGCAGAAGTAATCGATATGAAAGAATTATTTTTTAGATTGTAA
- a CDS encoding TonB-dependent receptor plug domain-containing protein, with the protein MKKIYQIVFIISVLFFIRGQESLVFGQIDTTTIQTALAGKIVCIQVITLVDDKPLPTVNINGVPHYEAKVKDTTQTVKDTTKTTIRIRSCGTFNGNNRPLCIIDGILQESDFVLTTISPEDIESITVLKGAVATALYGSRGANGVILITLKKKEIKEEKTEKTVEEIAINIFPNPTSDFVNIALNLKEKSAVEIKIYNLQTLESYEVVKEEYEAGSQKINYKTDFLKNGIYNLKIKIGNQIIERKLVIEN; encoded by the coding sequence ATGAAAAAAATCTATCAAATCGTTTTTATCATTTCTGTTTTATTTTTTATTAGAGGACAGGAAAGTTTAGTTTTTGGGCAGATAGATACAACCACTATACAAACTGCACTAGCTGGTAAAATAGTTTGTATTCAAGTAATAACACTTGTTGATGATAAGCCTTTACCAACTGTTAATATAAATGGTGTTCCTCATTATGAAGCTAAAGTAAAGGACACAACACAAACAGTAAAAGACACAACCAAAACTACAATTAGAATAAGAAGTTGTGGAACATTTAATGGAAATAATCGCCCATTGTGTATAATAGACGGAATACTACAAGAAAGTGATTTTGTTTTAACTACAATTTCTCCAGAAGATATTGAATCAATTACAGTTTTAAAAGGAGCAGTAGCAACAGCTCTTTATGGTTCACGAGGTGCAAACGGAGTAATTTTAATTACACTAAAAAAGAAAGAAATCAAAGAAGAGAAAACAGAAAAAACAGTAGAAGAAATTGCTATCAATATTTTTCCTAATCCCACCTCAGACTTTGTAAATATTGCTTTGAACTTAAAAGAAAAATCAGCAGTAGAAATCAAAATTTATAATCTTCAAACTTTAGAGAGTTATGAAGTTGTAAAAGAAGAATACGAAGCAGGAAGCCAAAAAATCAATTATAAAACTGATTTCTTGAAAAATGGCATTTATAATCTCAAAATTAAAATTGGAAATCAGATTATCGAACGCAAACTTGTTATTGAAAATTAA